The Candidatus Koribacter versatilis Ellin345 genome has a segment encoding these proteins:
- a CDS encoding carboxypeptidase-like regulatory domain-containing protein gives MKPIYLGVLFIAAFAMQLAAQAPASIPKVTDLSVRVVFENGRSAGPNNRVEVLGQYGGSVTSGSTDTSGQVTFPRMDPGNYRLRVSGPGIVTTETPVIDLTDAGPRSNQTVPVKPSGQMGDSAPGATVDANIPADARKEFDKGEDKSQGKDYNAAREHLEKAVTIYPKYAMAYNDLGLVYMHLNQGPKAVEAFKTAAQLDEHLKQANLFLGQFYYENHQFKDAEPYLVHATKDDPKNAQLLLALANSQLRNGQNDEALATAQKVHALPDHKKFAAAHLIAAEVYADKGDNQHAKDEYHVFLKEDSNSPMAPKVKEALAKLEAPAK, from the coding sequence ATGAAGCCCATTTACCTAGGTGTTCTTTTCATCGCAGCGTTTGCGATGCAACTTGCGGCCCAAGCTCCGGCGAGCATCCCGAAGGTGACAGACCTCTCCGTGCGCGTGGTTTTCGAGAACGGGCGTTCCGCTGGACCTAACAATCGCGTCGAGGTATTGGGCCAGTACGGAGGCAGCGTGACCTCTGGATCTACGGATACGTCGGGCCAGGTGACGTTTCCAAGGATGGACCCGGGCAACTACAGATTGCGAGTGTCGGGACCCGGAATCGTGACGACGGAAACACCTGTCATTGACCTCACTGATGCAGGCCCGCGCTCCAACCAAACGGTGCCGGTGAAGCCGTCCGGCCAGATGGGCGATTCGGCGCCGGGAGCGACTGTGGACGCGAATATCCCAGCGGATGCTAGGAAAGAATTCGATAAGGGCGAGGACAAGTCGCAAGGGAAAGATTACAACGCTGCGCGGGAGCATTTGGAAAAAGCAGTCACGATCTATCCCAAGTATGCGATGGCCTACAACGACCTGGGTTTGGTGTACATGCACTTAAACCAGGGCCCCAAGGCGGTGGAGGCGTTCAAGACGGCGGCGCAGTTGGATGAACATTTGAAACAGGCGAACCTGTTTCTCGGCCAGTTCTATTACGAGAACCACCAGTTCAAGGACGCCGAGCCGTATCTGGTTCATGCCACCAAAGACGATCCGAAGAACGCACAGCTGCTGCTGGCTCTTGCGAACAGCCAATTAAGGAATGGGCAGAACGACGAAGCACTCGCGACCGCGCAGAAAGTGCATGCGTTGCCTGACCATAAGAAATTCGCTGCAGCGCATCTGATCGCTGCCGAGGTATATGCCGACAAGGGCGACAATCAGCACGCGAAAGACGAGTATCACGTTTTCCTGAAAGAAGATTCCAACTCGCCGATGGCCCCCAAGGTGAAAGAAGCCCTG
- a CDS encoding cytochrome b/b6 domain-containing protein: protein MANNMVVSATNAGAAAASVATTRLKPAGVRPPPRHAAFVRVTHWLSAIAFLALLVTGCEIVLSHPRFYWGETGNVNTGTLFKIPVPSSRALVPTGYGYVLPDQNGWSRALHFQSAWLIVFVGIIYVGIGFAKGHFWRTLLPSRSQLSPRALASSCADHLRFKHPSEDEAYSYNVLQRLSYLAVIFVAIPMIVWTGLAMSPAFTSAFPSSVILLGGRQTARTLHFFLTILLTLFLLVHVFMVFFAGFRKRMAAMITGRVPQPKERA from the coding sequence ATGGCGAATAACATGGTAGTCAGCGCGACCAATGCGGGAGCCGCCGCCGCTTCCGTGGCGACGACGCGCCTGAAACCCGCCGGAGTCCGCCCACCGCCGCGCCACGCCGCCTTCGTTCGCGTGACGCACTGGCTCAGCGCGATCGCCTTCCTCGCACTACTCGTCACCGGATGCGAGATCGTTCTTTCGCACCCGCGCTTCTACTGGGGAGAAACTGGAAACGTCAACACCGGCACTCTCTTCAAGATTCCGGTGCCATCTTCCCGCGCTCTCGTTCCCACCGGATACGGATACGTGCTCCCCGACCAGAATGGCTGGAGCCGCGCCCTTCACTTCCAGTCGGCTTGGCTCATCGTCTTCGTCGGCATTATTTATGTCGGGATCGGCTTCGCCAAAGGTCACTTCTGGCGGACTCTGTTGCCCTCCCGATCTCAGCTCTCGCCCCGCGCGCTTGCGTCGTCCTGCGCCGATCATCTGCGCTTCAAGCATCCAAGCGAAGACGAGGCTTACTCCTACAACGTCCTCCAGCGCCTCTCCTATCTCGCTGTGATCTTCGTCGCGATTCCAATGATCGTCTGGACCGGCCTCGCCATGTCGCCCGCATTCACGTCGGCCTTCCCGTCGTCTGTCATATTGCTCGGCGGCCGCCAGACGGCGCGCACGCTGCATTTCTTCCTCACGATCCTCCTGACGCTCTTCCTGCTCGTACACGTCTTCATGGTCTTTTTTGCCGGATTCCGAAAACGCATGGCGGCTATGATCACCGGACGCGTGCCGCAACCGAAGGAGCGTGCATGA
- a CDS encoding molybdopterin-dependent oxidoreductase: MSKISRRGFITTGIAAAASLSGVAVAAKLAGKYGLVPPDHGGLYGPGETLTYAAQRLLTRHSVAREFDRSQISAKPLANEITPLPAEFKRHEAAGFTDWRLMVEGMAAMPTSFSVDELKSFPSHSHITEIACEEGWSYVAEWKGVPLSYILDRVGALPQTRYVVYQSIQMPDWWDSLDMADALHPQTLIATHINGADLPVGFGGPLRMRVPRQLGYKNIKFINKLILTDNIKRFGKGLGSSSPEAGYAWYAGI; the protein is encoded by the coding sequence ATGAGCAAGATCTCTCGCCGCGGATTCATCACCACCGGGATCGCCGCTGCCGCAAGCCTCTCCGGCGTGGCCGTTGCGGCCAAGCTCGCCGGAAAATACGGGCTCGTTCCACCCGATCACGGCGGGCTCTACGGTCCCGGCGAGACCCTCACTTACGCCGCGCAGCGCCTGCTAACGCGCCACTCCGTGGCTCGTGAATTCGATCGCAGCCAGATTTCCGCCAAACCACTCGCTAACGAGATCACTCCACTGCCCGCCGAATTCAAGCGCCACGAAGCCGCAGGCTTCACGGACTGGCGCCTCATGGTCGAAGGCATGGCCGCGATGCCCACATCGTTCTCCGTCGACGAATTAAAGAGCTTCCCCTCGCACAGCCACATCACAGAGATCGCCTGCGAGGAGGGCTGGTCCTACGTCGCCGAGTGGAAGGGCGTCCCGCTCTCGTACATCCTCGATCGCGTCGGCGCGCTCCCGCAGACCCGCTACGTCGTCTATCAGTCGATCCAAATGCCGGATTGGTGGGACAGCCTCGATATGGCCGACGCGCTCCACCCGCAAACACTCATCGCAACCCACATCAACGGCGCGGACCTTCCTGTCGGCTTCGGCGGCCCTCTGCGCATGCGCGTTCCGCGCCAACTCGGCTACAAGAATATTAAGTTCATCAACAAGCTCATCCTTACTGACAACATCAAGCGCTTCGGCAAAGGCCTCGGCTCGTCGTCGCCCGAAGCCGGTTACGCCTGGTACGCGGGAATCTAA
- a CDS encoding enoyl-CoA hydratase/isomerase family protein, with the protein MPNSVHEVNHNLPALSTISFSIEERVLFAELSAPPMNLLGPDLARDLVSLIKYAESDDKIQVLVFKSADPAYFISHVDMTRVGELKAEVSKLEGADSLALLFHHLSASRLITIAQIEGRVRGVGSEFVLACDMRFAARETGIFGQPEAAFGLIPGTGAAQHLTRLGGRARALEILLSANDYDADLAERYGWINRALPAAELDGFVKSLAHRIAQFPAAGHVTIKQRVNAIALVAADEVSRDSNLFVEGVRNPESQQRIQSAMKKGLQTRDGEMELGRMLGE; encoded by the coding sequence ATGCCAAACAGCGTTCATGAAGTGAATCACAACCTGCCCGCCCTCTCAACGATCTCCTTTTCCATAGAAGAGCGCGTGCTTTTTGCAGAACTTTCTGCTCCACCCATGAACCTCCTCGGCCCAGATCTGGCGCGCGACCTGGTCTCTCTTATCAAATACGCTGAGTCCGACGACAAAATTCAAGTGCTCGTCTTCAAAAGCGCCGATCCCGCTTACTTCATCTCGCACGTGGACATGACGAGAGTTGGCGAACTCAAAGCCGAAGTATCGAAACTCGAAGGCGCTGACTCGCTGGCCCTCCTCTTTCACCATCTCAGTGCAAGCCGCCTGATCACCATCGCCCAGATCGAGGGCCGGGTACGCGGCGTTGGCAGCGAGTTTGTTCTCGCGTGCGATATGCGCTTCGCCGCCCGTGAAACTGGCATCTTCGGCCAGCCCGAAGCCGCGTTCGGCCTCATTCCCGGCACGGGCGCTGCGCAACACCTCACACGTCTCGGTGGCCGCGCTCGGGCCCTCGAGATCCTGCTCAGCGCCAACGATTACGACGCCGACCTCGCTGAACGCTACGGCTGGATCAATCGCGCGCTGCCCGCCGCCGAACTCGATGGCTTCGTCAAATCACTCGCGCATCGCATTGCCCAGTTCCCCGCCGCCGGCCATGTCACCATCAAGCAGCGGGTCAATGCAATCGCCCTCGTAGCCGCCGATGAAGTCAGCCGCGACTCCAACCTATTCGTCGAGGGCGTGCGCAATCCCGAAAGCCAGCAGCGAATTCAATCAGCTATGAAGAAGGGCTTGCAAACTCGCGACGGCGAAATGGAGCTAGGACGCATGCTCGGCGAGTGA